One Onthophagus taurus isolate NC chromosome 11, IU_Otau_3.0, whole genome shotgun sequence genomic window carries:
- the LOC111414358 gene encoding monocarboxylate transporter 1, with product MGVKVENVGKIYKKVPPEGGWGYIVGGAVSLMFMVTIVPTTVFGMVYGEFLAGLGDETGATTLINGVFNTVLCFTGLPVNHLLQKYTYRKVGLMGAGIYFIGTLGNVFVTNLSQMLLSFGVFQGLGFGLMMPAVFSAFNSYFDKRQNVVMGACQALIVVVSIGWPILTKMMMEEYGFRGTAAIFSALSLHGFVAMMVLQPVSWHMKKEVVDPIEMNEEELTAENRLMDEGHNKNENRKGKRPSVASLNGYACSLQNVNRESQTDEDLGIWKRISKSLDLELFKESRYVNIAFGLSLGMTSDLAFISIYPLLLISYGFNHSEVTTLFTIYFTADLVSRIALSVVSGVFKIWNRYVFLLGALLSAIFRVVFVLNNSFIWIATTTAILGFLRCFIQTPLPLVVAEQYGARFPTAFSLYMVVCGVVALAVGVLSGVIKNLTQSNTMVVHLLTVVYLFCAIPWIIEIIITKLKKKNDL from the exons ATGGGTGtaaaagttgaaaatgttgGTAAAATTTATAAGAAAGTCCCACCAGAAGGTGGATGGGGGTACATTGTTGGAGGCGCCGTTAGTTTAATGTTT atgGTTACAATTGTTCCTACTACAGTTTTTGGGATGGTTTACGGAGAATTTTTAGCTGGTTTAGGAGACGAAACTGGCGCAACCACATTAATAAATGGAGTTTTTAACACAGTTCTATGTTTTACag gaCTACCAGTAAATCATCTCCTTCAAAAATACACTTACCGCAAAGTTGGTTTAATGGGAGCTGGAATCTATTTCATAGGAACCTTAGGAAACGTTTTCGTAACAAATCTCTCACAAATGCTTCTATCTTTCGGAGTGTTCCAAGGACTCGGATTCGGTTTGATGATGCCCGCTGTTTTTTCCGCATTCAATTCATACTTCGATAAACGCCAAAACGTCGTTATGGGTGCTTGTCAGGCTTTAATCGTCGTAGTCAGTATAGGTTGGCCGATTTTAACTAAAATGATGATGGAAGAATACGGTTTTCGTGGAACAGCCGCGATTTTTTCAGCTTTAAGTTTACACGGATTCGTGGCTATGATGGTTTTGCAACCGGTTTCGTGGCACATGAAAAAAGAGGTTGTAGATCCCATTGAAATGAACGAGGAAGAATTAACCGCAGAGAATCGTTTAATGGACGAGggacataataaaaatgagaatCGAAAAGGAAAAAGACCATCTGTGGCTAGTTTAAATGGTTATGCTTGTTCGTTGCAAAATGTTAATAGGGAATCTCAAACTGATGAGGATCTTGGGATATG gaaAAGAATTTCGAAATCTTTGGatttagaactttttaaaGAATCGAGATATGTCAACATAGCGTTTGGTTTGTCATTAGGAATGACTTCAGATTTAGCTTTTATCTCGATATATCCATTACTTTTAATAAGTTATGGTTTTAATCATTCGGAAGTAACGACTTTATTCACTATTTATTTCACGGCTGATTTAGTGAGCAGAATTGCTTTATCCGTCGTTAGTggggtttttaaaatttggaaCCGTTATGTTTTCCTTCTTGGCGCATTGTTATCAGCTATTTTTCGGGTGGTGTTcgttttaaacaattctttcATTTGGATCGCAACCACAACGGCTATTTTGGGATTTTTAAGATGTTTCATCCAAACACCGTTACCTTTGGTTGTTGCAGAACAATATGGTGCAAGATTTCCAACAGCTTTTTCGTTGTATATGGTCGTTTGTGGCGTTGTTGCTTTAGCTGTTGGAGTTTTATCCGGAGTTATTAAGAATTTAACCCAAAGTAACACAATGGTGGTTCATTTATTAACggttgtttatttattttgcgCCATCCCCTGGATAATCGAGATTATAATtacgaaattaaagaaaaaaaatgatttgtga